One stretch of Chitinophaga pendula DNA includes these proteins:
- a CDS encoding TlpA disulfide reductase family protein yields the protein MNKISFGLLLLPVLTSAQQAYRLKGTVQNWNGQDTVIMLRFEKNKQIQDTTIAVNGRFEFKGHLAEPRQVFVYRLDNLHHDRVRDGNSCYIEPGIVTIQAKDSLRKGTVTSRYVNKDHREITALVQPFLDKILVLRNKAMTLPEEQRKGAEGQALDKEYRIWIDSITAIRSRFIRSHPASFISLETLNNMAGVNMQYHITAPLFKLLTKEIKQTPLGKDFSARLETAARIVPGALMPLFAALDTTRREVKLNDVLKNAKVVLVDFWASWCKPCRAENPNIVKAFNAFHEKGFDIISISLDDNIDRWKNAIIKDGMPWHHVSGLKKWDEPVAKQLGISAVPDNFLLDAQGKVIARGIRGEDLYNKIKEILQ from the coding sequence ATGAATAAAATAAGCTTTGGCCTGCTGCTCCTGCCAGTCCTCACCTCCGCACAGCAGGCATACCGCCTCAAAGGAACCGTACAAAACTGGAACGGACAAGACACCGTTATCATGCTGCGATTCGAAAAAAATAAGCAGATCCAGGACACCACCATCGCCGTAAATGGCCGCTTCGAATTCAAGGGGCATCTGGCAGAACCACGGCAAGTATTCGTATACCGCCTCGACAACCTCCACCACGACCGCGTTCGCGATGGCAATAGCTGTTACATAGAACCAGGTATCGTCACCATACAGGCTAAAGACTCCCTGCGGAAAGGCACCGTCACATCCCGATACGTGAATAAAGACCACCGGGAAATAACCGCCCTCGTACAACCTTTCCTGGATAAAATACTCGTGCTGCGCAACAAGGCCATGACACTACCCGAAGAGCAACGTAAAGGTGCCGAAGGACAAGCACTGGACAAAGAATATCGCATATGGATAGATAGCATCACCGCCATACGCTCCCGCTTCATCAGATCCCATCCCGCTTCCTTTATATCCCTCGAAACACTGAATAACATGGCCGGTGTCAACATGCAGTACCATATCACCGCGCCTCTGTTCAAGCTGCTCACTAAAGAAATAAAACAAACACCACTGGGTAAAGACTTCTCCGCCCGCCTGGAAACAGCCGCCCGCATAGTACCTGGCGCCCTAATGCCATTATTTGCCGCGCTGGATACCACCCGCCGGGAAGTAAAACTGAACGATGTCCTGAAGAATGCCAAAGTCGTCCTCGTAGATTTCTGGGCCAGCTGGTGCAAACCCTGCCGTGCCGAAAATCCCAACATAGTAAAAGCATTCAACGCTTTTCATGAAAAAGGATTCGATATCATCAGCATCTCCCTCGATGACAACATCGACCGCTGGAAAAATGCAATCATCAAAGATGGCATGCCATGGCACCACGTATCCGGCCTGAAGAAATGGGACGAACCTGTCGCAAAACAACTGGGCATCAGCGCCGTCCCCGACAATTTCCTGCTGGACGCTCAGGGAAAAGTAATCGCCAGAGGCATACGTGGAGAAGACTTGTACAATAAGATCAAAGAAATATTGCAATAG